One Malus sylvestris chromosome 14, drMalSylv7.2, whole genome shotgun sequence DNA segment encodes these proteins:
- the LOC126599882 gene encoding AUGMIN subunit 1 has product MTDSSVSDTTSKSSSAGGGGSDASRIGDVKQWLTQEFSQAGKEVPDFEYTPRSVAYLHNLATLSQAQTQASKILASDFRLKASEYRAQAARIREILESVGLAQEGLPSNVVSSAQVLANVANLLNIRDTELSSFLVAMGDISLRKMGVEEKRAKVQKESNVLLDYTRKAISRLTYLKRTLAQLEDDAGQCEAHVEHWKNNLALMLGKEKQYNQETVRFKETLNRVGYTPEISHGVLVELAEHRKELEKKTKPVLDTLRSYQDLPPDKALAALAIEDKKRQYAAAEKYLEDVLHSALATSE; this is encoded by the exons ATGACCGACTCCTCTGTGAGCGATACGACGTCGAAGAGCAGCAGCGCCGGCGGTGGCGGTTCGGACGCATCTCGAATCGGCGACGTAAAGCAATGGCTCACTCAAGAGTTCTCCCAAGCCGGAAAAGAAGTGCCCGATTTCGAATATACCCCTCGTTCGGTGGCCTATTTACACAACCTTGCCACTCTTTCCCAAGCCCAAACTCAAGCTTCCAAGATCCTCGCTTCCGATTTCCGCCTCAAAGCCTCCGAATACCGAGCCCAAG CTGCGAGGATCAGAGAGATATTGGAGAGTGTGGGTTTGGCACAGGAGGGTTTGCCATCGAATGTGGTGTCTTCAGCTCAGGTTTTAGCCAATGTAGCCAATTTGTTGAATATAAGAGACACTGAGCTCAGCAG TTTTCTTGTGGCGATGGGGGATATATCGTTGAGGAAGATGGGTGTGGAGGAGAAGAGGGCTAAAGTGCAAAAAGAGTCTAATGTTCTTCTTGATTACACTCGAAAGGCGATTTCCAGGTTAACTTATTTGAAAAG AACACTTGCCCAACTAGAAGATGATGCAGGCCAATGTGAGGCGCATGTTGAgcattggaagaacaacttaGCGCTCATGCTTGGTAAGGAGAAACAGTACAATCAAGAGACCGTCCGTTTCAAG GAAACTCTTAATCGCGTGGGCTACACCCCAGAGATTAGCCATGGGGTGCTGGTTGAATTGGCCGAGCACAGAAAGGAATTAGAGAAGAAGACAAAGCCCGTCCTTGATACTTTGAGAAGCTACCAAGACTTGCCTCCG GATAAAGCTTTGGCTGCTTTAGCAATCGAGGACAAGAAAAGACAATATGCTGCTGCGGAGAAGTATCTCGAAGATGTATTGCATTCAGCTCTAGCCACTTCAGAGTAA
- the LOC126599884 gene encoding DNA-directed RNA polymerase V subunit 5A-like, with amino-acid sequence MEVEGEPANGETNGEILGPCLTSHVDDGSAESHRYYLSRRTVLEMLRDRGYSVPASEIDLSLQDFRFLHGPTPDIERLRFSATHCADPSDRMLVIYCGPGIVKVNVIRGLHSQIANKDTLTGLILITQNQVTNQALKTLELYPFKTEIFQITDLLVNITKHVLKPKHRVLTDKEKQKLLKKYNIEEKQLPRLSRKDAISRYYGLEKGQVVKVTYSGDITESHVTYRCIW; translated from the exons atggaagtGGAGGGAGAGCCGGCGAATGGGGAAACCAACGGGGAGATTCTGGGGCCTTGCTTGACCAGCCACGTGGACGACGGCAGCGCGGAGAGCCACCGATACTACCTGTCACGGAGAACGGTGCTGGAGATGCTGAGGGACAGAGGCTATTCTGTTCCCGCCTCCGAAATCGACCTCTCTCTCCAAGACTTCCGCTTCCTCCACGGCCCAACTCCCGATATCGAGCGCCTCCGCTTCTCCGCCACTCATTGCGCCGACCCTTCCGACAGG ATGCTGGTCATTTACTGTGGCCCTGGTATCGTGAAGGTTAATGTGATTCGTGGGCTACATTCTCAGATTGCTAATAAGGACACTTTGACGGGGCTCATATTAATTACCCAAAACCAAGTAACAAACCAAGCTCTAAAAACTCTGGAGCTTTATCCGTTCAAAACTGAAATATTCCAG ATTACCGACTTGCTTGTTAATATCACGAAGCATGTCTTGAAGCCAAAGCATAGGGTGCTGACGgacaaagagaaacaaaaactCCTAAAGAAGTACAACATAGAAGAAAAGCAG CTTCCCCGACTGTCACGAAAAGATGCAATTTCAAGGTACTACGGACTTGAGAAGGGGCAGGTAGTGAAAGTTACTTACAGTGGTGATATTACCGAGTCTCATGTTACATACCGTTGCATCTGGTGA
- the LOC126598354 gene encoding uncharacterized protein At3g28850-like, translating to MGCSASRPLTLLTKNPEQNSQIAPTSFQDSSNSSPLLSTSRRALSISSAPLVHHPPLRKGDTHHLVSLTSTTYGSLRLDPPSPLNPLLNLNAQDSPEHHPHPPKHSTSSPDSVINTWELMDGLNDSDFHTHFSAKHPISDRPIDFPEKASSCRDSRRPFDSFESAKYSEVKVEDALPALSSSSSNSKPLWQHLAEESLLSKMDPNVVLTYRRALSSKQLGDSSNNRCNVVRSFTCSSTPLLHSPFSNACFCLPGAEDKIVIYFTTLRGIRKTYEDCCAVRMIFRGFRVAVDERDVSMDSEYRKELQNAVGDKAVSLPQVFVRGKYVGGAEEVKQLNEAGEMGKLLRGFPVRDGGFVCEGCGDARFAPCPTCNGSRKLFDEDEGELRRCQDCNENGLIRCPACCL from the coding sequence atggggtgCTCTGCTTCAAGACCCCTCACCCTTCTAACCAAAAACCCAGAACAGAATTCACAAATTGCTCCTACTTCCTTCCAAGACTCTTCCAATTCCTCCCCACTTCTCTCCACGTCCAGAAGAGCTCTCTCAATCTCCTCCGCCCCTCTCGTCCACCACCCTCCTCTCCGAAAAGGCGACACTCACCACCTCGTCTCCCTCACCTCCACCACCTACGGCTCCCTCCGTCTCGACCCTCCATCTCCCTTAAACCCCCTCCTCAATCTCAACGCTCAGGATTCTCCTGAACATCACCCCCACCCCCCAAAACACTCCACATCCTCCCCCGACTCCGTCATCAACACCTGGGAACTCATGGATGGTCTCAACGACTCCGACTTCCACACCCATTTCTCTGCAAAACACCCCATTTCTGACCGCCCCATCGATTTTCCCGAGAAGGCCAGTTCTTGCAGGGACTCAAGAAGACCGTTTGATTCTTTCGAATCGGCGAAATACTCGGAAGTAAAGGTAGAGGACGCATTGCCAGCCCTTTCATCTTCTTCGTCGAATTCAAAGCCTCTGTGGCAGCATTTAGCCGAGGAATCGTTGTTGTCGAAAATGGACCCCAATGTGGTCTTGACTTACAGAAGAGCATTGTCCTCTAAACAGTTGGGCGACAGCAGCAACAACCGATGCAATGTTGTAAGATCATTCACTTGTAGTAGTACACCTTTGCTACATTCCCCATTTTCAAATGCTTGTTTTTGTCTTCCGGGCGCTGAGGATAAAATCGTTATCTACTTCACCACATTGAGAGGAATTCGAAAGACTTACGAGGACTGTTGCGCCGTTCGGATGATATTTAGGGGATTTAGAGTAGCGGTAGACGAGAGGGACGTCTCAATGGACTCGGAGTACAGGAAAGAGTTGCAAAATGCGGTTGGGGACAAGGCGGTGAGTCTGCCACAAGTGTTTGTTAGAGGCAAGTATGTTGGAGGCGCAGAGGAGGTTAAGCAACTCAACGAGGCCGGAGAAATGGGGAAGCTTTTGAGGGGGTTTCCGGTGAGGGATGGCGGGTTTGTTTGTGAAGGATGTGGGGATGCAAGGTTTGCACCGTGCCCGACATGTAATGGCAGCCGAAAGCTGTTTGATGAGGATGAAGGGGAACTGAGGAGATGCCAGGATTGCAACGAAAACGGGTTGATTAGGTGCCCTGCTTGCTGCTTGTGA
- the LOC126600631 gene encoding 40S ribosomal protein S10-1-like — translation MIISEKNRREISKYLFQEGVCYAKKDYNLAKHPDIDVPNLQVIKLMQSFKSKEYVRETFAWMHYYWYLTNDGIEFLRTYLNLPSEIVPATLKKQAKPPGRPMGPSGDRPRGPSRFDGERRFGGDRDGYRGGPRAPGGDFGDKGGAPADYRPSFGGPGGRPGFGRGAGGFGAGPASSNQS, via the exons ATG ATCATTTCTGAGAAGAATCGTCGGGAGATCTCCAAGTACCTGTTCCAAGAGGGAGTTTGCTACGCGAAGAAGGACTATAACTTGGCGAAGCATCCCGACATCGACGTCCCAAATCTGCAGGTGATTAAGCTGATGCAGAGCTTCAAGTCCAAGGAGTATGTGAGGGAGACGTTTGCTTGGATGCACTACTACTGGTACCTTACCAATGACGGTATCGAGTTCTTGAGGACTTATCTCAATCTCCCTTCTGAGATTGTCCCTGCTACTCTCAAGAAGCAGGCCAAGCCTCCTGGCCGCCCCATGGGCCCCTCCGGTGACCGCCCCCG TGGCCCATCTCGCTTTGATGGAGAACGCAGATTCGGTGGTGACAGGGATGGGTACCGTGGAGGACCTCGTGCACCTGGTGGTGACTTTGGGGACAAGGGTGGAGCTCCTGCTGATTATAGGCCTTCTTTTGGG GGTCCCGGTGGAAGGCCTGGCTTTGGTCGTGGAGCTGGTGGTTTTGGTGCAGGCCCAGCTAGCTCTAATCAATCTTAA